The following proteins are encoded in a genomic region of Corallococcus silvisoli:
- a CDS encoding type II secretion system F family protein, producing MQDFLTFLLMGGSALLTAGAVAFLGVGLYTNVLERFLTEVRDESAGGVKGAGSVAVRKLGAMNRRFMWPGYESKTRRKLIKAGEPSQYKPEDIMALQEVSAFFALLAGLFVVNGLGGNLAWSLLVMLLGLFYPLIWLNDQVKRRHLAISRALPYNLDLLTLSVEAGMDFTGALAKVVEKGRQGPLREELQLVLKQLKMGKTREEGLKSMIARVDLPSLTTFVTALIQADKMGTSLGKVLRIQSTQMRIDRTQRAEKLAGEAPVKMLFPLIACIFPTVFMVLFGPIVFQFMFGNVGG from the coding sequence GTGCAGGATTTCCTGACATTCTTGCTGATGGGCGGCTCGGCACTGCTCACTGCGGGCGCGGTGGCGTTCCTGGGCGTCGGCCTCTACACCAACGTCCTCGAACGCTTCCTCACGGAGGTACGTGACGAGTCCGCGGGTGGCGTGAAGGGCGCGGGCTCCGTCGCCGTCCGCAAGCTGGGCGCGATGAACCGGCGCTTCATGTGGCCGGGCTACGAGTCCAAGACGCGCCGCAAGCTGATCAAGGCGGGCGAGCCGTCGCAGTACAAGCCCGAGGACATCATGGCGCTGCAGGAAGTCAGCGCCTTCTTTGCCCTGCTGGCGGGCCTCTTCGTCGTCAACGGCCTTGGCGGCAACCTGGCCTGGTCGCTGCTGGTGATGCTGCTGGGGCTCTTCTATCCGCTCATCTGGTTGAACGATCAGGTGAAGCGCCGCCACCTGGCCATCAGCCGCGCGCTTCCGTACAACCTGGACCTGCTCACGCTGTCGGTGGAAGCGGGCATGGACTTCACGGGTGCGCTCGCGAAGGTGGTGGAGAAGGGCCGCCAGGGGCCGCTGCGCGAGGAGCTGCAGCTGGTGCTCAAGCAGCTCAAGATGGGCAAGACGCGTGAGGAAGGGCTCAAGAGCATGATTGCTCGCGTGGACCTGCCGTCGTTGACGACCTTCGTCACGGCGCTGATCCAGGCGGACAAGATGGGCACGAGCCTGGGCAAGGTGCTGCGCATCCAGTCCACGCAGATGCGCATCGACCGCACGCAGCGCGCGGAGAAGCTGGCCGGCGAGGCGCCGGTGAAGATGCTCTTCCCGCTCATCGCCTGCATCTTCCCGACGGTGTTCATGGTGCTCTTCGGGCCCATCGTGTTCCAGTTCATGTTCGGGAACGTCGGGGGCTAG
- a CDS encoding type II secretion system F family protein — protein sequence MLAGIVLLLVTGSVFFFSLVIFSVLSKAYEQYQERYVAKSMNDLSDMFLFIDARQMLILNIACMCLLGILSYIVFNPILAVLATIFGFFLPMLLVKHYRTRRIKKFNVQLVDALQAMANAFKAGLTFPQAIEHVAREAMPPLSQEFGLFVKEVKLGVPLEEALVNMGRRVGSDDLELVVVSTNIARQLGGNMAEMFETISTVIRERFRLEGKIDALTSQGKLQGWIVAAMPAVLGLVLNYMRPDLMEPMMNHIFGYILVTIIAIMEIMGILIIRRIVNIDI from the coding sequence ATGCTCGCAGGTATCGTCCTCCTTCTCGTCACCGGCTCGGTGTTCTTCTTCAGCCTGGTGATCTTCAGCGTCCTGTCGAAGGCGTATGAGCAGTACCAGGAGCGCTACGTCGCCAAGTCGATGAACGACTTGAGCGACATGTTCCTCTTCATCGACGCGCGGCAGATGTTGATCCTCAACATCGCGTGCATGTGCCTCCTGGGCATCCTCAGCTACATCGTCTTCAACCCCATCCTGGCGGTGCTGGCGACCATCTTCGGTTTCTTCCTGCCGATGCTGCTCGTGAAGCACTACCGCACGCGCCGCATCAAGAAGTTCAACGTGCAGTTGGTGGACGCGCTGCAGGCCATGGCCAACGCGTTCAAGGCGGGTCTCACGTTCCCGCAGGCCATCGAGCACGTGGCGCGCGAGGCGATGCCGCCCCTGTCACAGGAGTTCGGCCTCTTCGTGAAGGAAGTGAAGCTGGGCGTTCCCCTGGAAGAGGCGCTCGTCAACATGGGCCGCCGGGTGGGCAGCGATGACCTGGAGCTGGTGGTGGTGTCCACCAACATCGCGCGCCAGCTGGGCGGCAACATGGCGGAGATGTTCGAGACCATCTCCACGGTGATCCGCGAGCGCTTCCGTCTGGAAGGCAAGATCGACGCGCTGACGTCCCAGGGCAAGCTTCAAGGGTGGATCGTCGCGGCCATGCCTGCGGTGCTGGGCCTGGTCCTCAACTACATGCGTCCGGACCTGATGGAGCCGATGATGAACCACATCTTCGGCTACATCCTGGTGACCATCATCGCCATCATGGAGATCATGGGCATCCTCATCATCCGGCGCATCGTCAACATCGACATCTGA
- the cpaB gene encoding Flp pilus assembly protein CpaB, which produces MLKGKTPLVVALVLGLLAGIVAYSAIKKKESDVRRGWNLVPVVVAGQDMPEGSVITYEMISQRSVPEQFVTSSVVKPDSANYIVNQKVLVALQAGDPILWSQFETTKAAERLSTKVQKKARAITIEAKLTTAVGGWIRPNDHVDIIGTFRDPQTDESVAVTLLQNIIVVATGKITGTTNINLIPENQRDYNNVSLMVLPEEAEILVLAAELGQLTLSLRNEDDVDLIEERGRATISTLLSGERTRVLEQKRREIIQIIKGGGSDKSAAGSP; this is translated from the coding sequence ATGTTGAAGGGTAAGACCCCGCTCGTCGTCGCGCTGGTGCTCGGTTTGCTCGCCGGCATCGTGGCCTACTCGGCCATCAAGAAGAAGGAATCGGATGTGCGTCGCGGGTGGAACCTGGTGCCCGTGGTGGTGGCGGGCCAGGACATGCCCGAGGGGTCGGTCATCACGTACGAGATGATCTCCCAGCGCTCCGTGCCGGAGCAGTTCGTCACCTCGTCGGTGGTGAAGCCGGACTCCGCCAACTACATCGTGAACCAGAAGGTGCTCGTGGCGCTGCAGGCCGGCGACCCCATCCTCTGGAGCCAGTTCGAGACGACGAAGGCCGCCGAGCGCCTGTCGACGAAGGTGCAGAAGAAGGCGCGCGCCATCACCATCGAGGCGAAGCTGACCACGGCCGTGGGCGGGTGGATCCGTCCCAACGACCACGTGGACATCATCGGCACGTTCCGCGATCCGCAGACGGATGAGAGCGTCGCGGTGACGCTGCTGCAGAACATCATCGTGGTCGCCACGGGCAAGATCACCGGCACCACGAACATCAACCTCATCCCGGAGAACCAGCGCGACTACAACAACGTGTCGCTGATGGTGCTGCCGGAAGAGGCGGAGATCCTGGTGCTGGCGGCGGAGCTCGGACAGCTGACCCTGTCGCTGCGCAACGAGGACGACGTGGACCTCATCGAGGAGCGCGGCCGCGCGACCATCAGCACGCTGCTGTCCGGCGAGCGCACCCGCGTGCTGGAGCAGAAGCGCCGGGAGATCATCCAGATCATCAAGGGTGGCGGCAGCGACAAGTCGGCGGCTGGCTCGCCGTAG
- a CDS encoding anti-sigma factor family protein gives MSAQNAHAHEDRLLDFAYGELPATEAQALEQHVQGCVRCSKALADIRGVRTTMAQLSTEPAPDAGLESLLAYAQQSARRASAGPEPKPSRWRRWLLPAVGLATVSTFGILSLEVNEGLHLEPNLAQKTASPARAPAEDETRTLGKREPKSAPASAPAPMGRSYTPRSDDLLAAAPASEALKDAPARNQADAQLKGNAAGRPSDWMNAGGGGAMLERRREGPAPTKKLSKAQDADGEFAALEPAQAPKEEAAGAVYGGKDARSTSDSAFDQAGGGTDKAQVAKRDSLRLGGASYGRGLASDDAAMGEAASPPPPAPVASAPMAQAAPATPSATGAVSASKLAPGPARAVAEPVKESARAEAAKPKPMEKQPPAGAMTSRELARQAQAAASQGDRVREAQLLRAALAAGPSGGERLDLLSRLCDSESAQGQSDAAAVVCAQVVHEAPESGAAQMAQRRMRKAAPIMAPAASTKLPASAPAPTE, from the coding sequence ATGAGTGCCCAGAATGCTCACGCGCACGAGGACCGGCTCCTCGACTTCGCCTACGGCGAGCTTCCGGCGACGGAGGCCCAGGCGTTGGAGCAGCACGTCCAGGGCTGTGTGCGCTGTTCCAAGGCGCTGGCGGACATCCGCGGCGTGCGCACCACCATGGCGCAGCTGTCGACCGAACCCGCGCCGGACGCGGGCCTGGAGTCGCTGCTCGCGTACGCCCAGCAGTCCGCGCGCCGCGCCTCCGCGGGGCCGGAGCCGAAGCCCTCGCGCTGGCGCCGCTGGCTCTTGCCCGCGGTGGGCCTGGCCACGGTGAGCACCTTCGGCATCCTGTCGCTGGAGGTCAACGAGGGCCTCCACCTGGAGCCGAACCTGGCGCAGAAGACCGCGAGCCCCGCGAGGGCCCCGGCGGAGGATGAGACCCGCACGCTGGGCAAGCGCGAGCCGAAGTCCGCGCCCGCCTCCGCGCCCGCGCCGATGGGGAGGAGTTACACCCCGCGGAGCGATGACCTGCTGGCGGCGGCTCCGGCCTCCGAGGCGCTGAAAGACGCGCCCGCACGGAATCAGGCGGATGCGCAGCTCAAGGGCAATGCCGCGGGCCGTCCGTCGGATTGGATGAACGCGGGCGGTGGAGGCGCGATGCTGGAGCGCCGACGCGAGGGGCCCGCGCCCACGAAGAAGCTGTCCAAGGCCCAGGACGCGGACGGCGAGTTCGCGGCGCTCGAGCCGGCACAGGCCCCGAAGGAAGAGGCGGCCGGCGCCGTGTATGGCGGGAAGGACGCACGCTCCACCTCGGACTCCGCGTTCGACCAGGCAGGGGGAGGCACGGACAAGGCCCAGGTCGCGAAGCGCGACTCACTGCGGCTGGGCGGTGCGTCCTACGGGCGCGGGCTCGCGTCCGACGATGCCGCCATGGGAGAGGCCGCGTCGCCGCCGCCTCCGGCGCCGGTGGCCTCGGCGCCCATGGCGCAGGCCGCGCCCGCGACGCCTTCCGCCACCGGCGCGGTCAGCGCCTCGAAGCTGGCCCCGGGCCCGGCCCGCGCGGTCGCCGAACCGGTGAAGGAATCGGCACGCGCGGAGGCCGCGAAGCCCAAGCCCATGGAGAAGCAGCCCCCGGCCGGAGCGATGACGTCGCGCGAGCTGGCCCGTCAGGCGCAAGCCGCCGCGAGCCAGGGAGATCGCGTCCGGGAGGCCCAGCTGCTGCGCGCCGCGCTCGCGGCCGGACCCAGTGGCGGTGAGCGGCTGGACCTGCTCTCGCGGCTGTGTGACTCGGAGTCCGCTCAGGGCCAGAGCGACGCCGCCGCGGTCGTCTGCGCCCAGGTCGTCCACGAAGCCCCCGAGTCCGGCGCCGCCCAGATGGCCCAGCGCCGCATGCGCAAGGCCGCGCCCATCATGGCGCCCGCCGCCAGCACGAAGCTGCCCGCCAGCGCCCCGGCGCCCACGGAATAG
- a CDS encoding RNA polymerase sigma factor: MGTGGSLAPETSDEHLMLAFQAGDARAFEALVRKHRAPVFNFILRFVGHRARAEDVLQETWLKVVRSAREYAPKARFTTWLYTIARNLCVDSTRKESYRQATSLEAPAAGADGDEGRPLGEGLPDAGASPERGAHNARLRPLLERALAGLPEEQREVFVLREYSGIPFKEIAEVTGVSENTVKSRMRYALEGLRRRLGELGVDGDLSEDGRTVAG, encoded by the coding sequence ATGGGCACTGGGGGAAGTTTGGCACCCGAAACCTCAGACGAGCATCTGATGCTCGCCTTCCAGGCGGGAGACGCGCGTGCGTTCGAGGCGCTGGTGCGAAAGCACCGCGCGCCGGTGTTCAACTTCATCCTGCGCTTCGTCGGGCACCGGGCGCGGGCGGAGGACGTGCTGCAGGAGACGTGGCTCAAGGTGGTCCGCAGTGCCCGGGAATACGCGCCGAAGGCCCGGTTCACGACCTGGCTGTACACCATCGCGAGGAACCTCTGCGTGGACAGCACGCGCAAAGAGAGCTACCGCCAGGCGACGTCCCTGGAGGCCCCCGCGGCCGGTGCGGACGGGGACGAGGGACGTCCGTTGGGCGAGGGGCTGCCGGACGCCGGTGCCAGTCCGGAGCGCGGCGCGCACAACGCGCGCCTGCGGCCCCTGCTGGAGCGGGCCCTCGCGGGGCTGCCGGAGGAGCAGCGCGAGGTGTTCGTGCTGCGGGAGTACAGCGGCATCCCGTTCAAGGAGATCGCCGAGGTGACGGGCGTGTCCGAAAACACGGTGAAGAGCCGGATGCGTTACGCGCTGGAGGGCTTGCGCCGCCGCCTGGGCGAGCTGGGTGTGGATGGCGACCTGTCGGAGGATGGAAGGACGGTGGCGGGATGA